GAGGCGTGGCTCACCCTGCTAGTCTGGACGAAATCGACAGCGGGCGCGACTTTCGCGCTCAGCGCACCGGCAGCATCACGATATCCGGCGCGCGGTTGTCGTTGCCGGAGAAGAGCCCGCGGTCCCGCGCCACGAAGGGCGCCGGGCCCATGTCGCCGACGAAGTCCCCCGGGTCGCGCTTGCCGTTGCCGTTGTCGTCGTACCAAGCGCGCAGCCGCACGTGCTGCTCGGGTCCAATGGCGGTGCCCAGGTGCAGGTCGAAACCGTCGCTCGTCTTCTTGCCCTGATAGGAAATCGCATCCCAGCGCGGCGTGCTGCCGCCCATGAGGTCCATCTCGAGGGACAGCTTCTTGTCGTCGAGCGCAGTGCCGGCGGGGAGCTTCAAGCGCACGTCCAGGTACGGATAGGCCTCGCCGCAGGCGAGCAGCGCCAGGAACACGACGATGACCGGACCACGCATATCCGTAGGTTACCGGATCTTCCGCATCCGCTGGTTGGTTCGGCGCGATGCCCGGCGCGGACGCTGTCCGTCACTTCCACGCGTTGCCGCCGAGATCGTTCACGCGGGCGGCTCCGTGCTTCTCCACGCGGCCGGACCAACTGCTGCCCTTGGTGTCGATGATACTGCTGCCGTGGGCCTCCAGGGCTGCGACGCTGCCGGAGATGGTGCTGCCATCGAGCACGACGCGGCTCGCGCCGTGGGCCTGCACGGCCACGCCGCCGGCGCTCACGTTGCAGTGGACGAGCGTGATGGTGCACGCGCCGTGGGCGGCAATGGCGTCTCCCGGTGTGTGGATGGTGCGATCCCGAAGCGTGACGTTCTGCGTACCGTGGCACTCCACCGCGCCGTCGGAGGACGTGACGCCCGAGCCGCCCGCGTTGACGACGCCGACGTTCGCGCCGGCGGACGCCTCCACGGTGGCGTCGGCGCTACCCGTCGTCGAGACCTGGTTGCGCGCTGGAGTGCGGGAGGGCGCGGGGCCGGTGCGCACCACGCAGCCGCTGACGAGAACCGAAGCAAGAGCCGTGAGACGAAAGAGGGTGTTCATGCGAGGAGGGATCAGCAACTGACGTGCCACGCAAGAAACCACGCTGCGGTCGGGCTTGTCGGATCTCCGCTGGAGGGGGCCAGCCCACCGGCTGGTGGGGGCCGGCCGACCCGGCAAACTGCGGCGTTTTGTCCCCGGATCGGGAGCGCCGGGAGATCGGGTCGATGGAGGTACTCCCGCGGGACCATCCGTGCCACATTTCCGGGCGAGGCAGTTCCATGCGCGTCGAAACCGTCATGACCGAGGACCCCATTTGGGTCGATGTCTCCGCCAGCATCGGCGAGGTGATCGAGAAGCTGCTCGAAGCCGACGTGCGGCACTTGCCGGTTCTCGAGAGCGGCGTGCTGGTCGGCATCGTGAGCGATCGCGATCTGCGCAGCATCGCCGCGTCGGTGTTGACGAATCCCGAAGGCGCCGGTTCGGGCCTCGCGGATCCGATCAGCACCATCATGACCATGGACGTGCTGACCACCACGCCGGACTCGGATCTGAAAGACGTGGCGGACATGTTGATCGAGCATCGCATCGGAGCCGTGCCCGTCGTGGATCCCGAGAGCATGAAGCTTGCCGGGATCGTGAGCTACATCGACGTGCTGCGCGCAGCGCGCGCGTCGCTGTGGGGCTGAGTCAGCTGCTCAGCACGAAGGCGATCACCAGCGTCGCGAGCACCGCGAGGCTGAAGGCGAGACCGATCAAGGCCTTGCCGGTTTCAGTGATGCGCAGCTCGGAATCCGGACCGGACTCGTCGAAATGAAGGCGGGACATGGGACGACCTCCTGGGCGCGCCGCGCTCGGTGGGGAGACGCGACGCTCTCAGGGACGAAACCCGCGACCGCGGCCGGTTGTGCCCGCGGCGGACCAACAAAAATACATTAGTAATCTCAGCTATTTATAAAATTTAGCTCGACGGATGAGCAGTGCCTCTCTAGAGTACTGAACAGATGCTCTCCTACCTCCGAATCCGTGGCTTGGCGCTGCTCGACGACGTGGCTCTGGAGCTCGGCGGCGGGCTCAATGTGCTCACCGGCGAAACTGGAGCGGGCAAGTCGATCATCATCGACGCGCTCACGTTGTTGCGCGGCGTCAGGTCACGGGCGGAGCTCGTGCGCGCGGGGGAGAGCGCGGCCACGGTAGATGCGGCGTTCGAGCTTCAGGGTTCCACGCTCCATCACGTGCGCGGTGTGCTCTCCGGGCACGGCCTGCCGGCGGAAGAAGCGGCAGGCCTCGTGCTCAGCCGCGTGGCGCCCCGCAGTGGGCGTGGGCGCGTGATGGTGCAGGGAGAGCTCACCACGCAAAGCGTGCTCGGCGAGATCGGGGAAGAGCTCTTGGATGTGTGCAGTCAGCACGAGCATCATTCCCTCACGCGGCCGGCGCGGCACCTGGAGCTGCTCGACGCCTACGGCCGGCTGGAAGCGGACGTCGCGGAGTACGGCGAGGCGTACCGCGCTTGGCGGGAGGCCGTGGACGAGCTGTCGGCACTGCGAGAGCGCGCGCGGGATGGCGGACAGCGAGCGGACTTTCTGCGCTTCCAGATCGAGGAGCTCACGCGCGTGGCGCCGGAATCCGGGGAATACGCCGAGCTTTCGTCGCGCCTCGAGCTGGTGCGGGACGCGCACCAGTGGGCGGCCTTCGCGGCGTCCGCGCTGGATGTACTGAACGAGGCGGACGACAGCGTGGTGGCGCGGCTTTCGGTGCTTGCGGAGCAAGCGCGGCGCGGCGCTCAGGCCTCGGCACGTCTGTCGGAAATGGCCGGTCAGCTCGAGGCCGCGCGCATCGCCTGCGGTGAGGCCGTGCACCTGGCGGAGCGGCTGGCGGACTCGGTGGAGATCGAGCCCGGGGAGCTGGATCGCATCGAGGCGCGGATGAGCGAGCTGGAATCGCTGCGGCGCAAGCACGGCGTGGAGGTGGACCAGCTCGGGGAGCGCCTGGATGAAATGCGCGCGGAGCTCGCGGGCATCGACGGCGCGGAGGACGCCATCGCGGCGCTCGAAGAGCAGGTGTCGAAGCGGCACGCTGCCGCTCGCAAGCTCGCGCTGATGCTCTCGGAGCGCCGCCGTGCTTCTGCCAAGCGCTTGGCCAAGGCGCTGTGCGTGGAGCTCTCGGAGCTGAGCCTCCCCGGCGCCCGTCTCGAGGCGGTCGTGGAAACGCTGTCGGAGCTGTCGCCCCGCGGGTTGGATGCAGTGGAGCTGTCGTTCTCGGCCAACGTCGGGGAGCCGCTGGCACCGCTCACGCGCGTGGCGTCCGGCGGCGAGCTCAGTCGCGTGCTCTTGGCCATCAAGGGCGTGCTCTCCACGGGGGACAGCGTGGCGACCTACGTGTTCGACGAAGTGGACGCTGGCGTGGGCGGCGCCGTCGCGGAAGCGATTGGGCGGCGCCTCACCAAGGCGGCAGATGGCCACCAGGTGCTGTGCATCACGCACCTCCCGCAGATCGCCGCCTTCGCGGATCGGCATTTCCGCGTGGAAAAGACCACGGAGAACGGCCGCACGCTCACGCGCGTTCGGCGCCTGAGCGAAGAAGAGTCGGTGGAGGAGATCGCGCGCATGCTCGGCGGCGCCACCATCACGGATAGCGCGCGGCGCCACGCGCGGGCGCTCCGGGAGCAGGCGCGCGGTCGCGCCCCGGCGAAGGTCGTGCCGCTGCGGCGCCGCGCGGCAGCGCCGCGCCGGCGTATGAGCGTCTGATTCAGCTGGCGAGGGCCATGCGCACGAGCTTGATGCCCAGCAGCACCAGGCCGGCGGAGTGCATGATCAAATCGAAGATGTCGATGGGGCGCTTCAGTGTGCCCGCCGCCAGCATCTTCAATTTCTCCCACAGGTGGGGCTCCGGGAAGAACGGCGCGAGCCCGAGCACGATGGCACCAAAGATCAGCGCGCCCAGCGGCATGCCGTCGATCCAACGCCAGAAACCGGCCATGCCGGCTATGTAGAGCTACTTGGCGACGAGCACCATGCTGGATCGTGCGGGAACGCTCACCGATGGGCCGCTCACCGCGCCGCCGCCCAAGAGATCCGTGAAACTGCCCGCGGGCAGGTTGCCCACGTTGGCAGGTCCGTCCCCGCGGTTGATGACGACGATCAGGTCGTCCCCGTTGTACTGCATGCGGTACGCGATGGTGTCCGTGCCGGAGGACAGCGGCGTGCGCGTGCCGCGGCGCAGGGCCGGGTGGTCCGCGCGGATCTTGGTCAGCGCCTTGATGTGGGAAAGCACCAAGTTCTGTCCGGCGGATAGGCCGCTCCACTGCATTTGCCGGCGGTTGTCCGGATCCCCGGCGCCGGCCATGGCGATCTCGTCCCCGTAGTAGAGCAGCGGCACGCCCTTCAACGTGAAGATGAGGGTGTAGGCGTCGTTCAGCCGCTCGAAGGGCGCGAGGTTCCCCGGCAGGGCGGGCTGGTTCTGCCACGCGCGGTCCTTGCCGTCGGCCCATTCGTTGCCCCACATCGGGGAGTCCTCGGCAAAGTGAATGGAGCGCGGTACGTCGTGGTTGCCCACGAAGGTGCTCATCACGCCGGCGCCGTAGAAGTTGTCGTTGGTGGCGAGGAACTTCTCGAGCTCCGTCAGCGGTGAGCTGCGGATCAACAGAGTCGCTACGATCTGCGCCCTCAGCGGGAAGTCGAACTGCCCGTCGAGCTTGTTCACCGGATCGACGTAGTACTTGATGTCATCCCGGTTGCCGGTGAACGTCTCACCCACCATGTAGAAGTGCTCACCGCTGGTGGGCTCGATTTCCGCTTTCACGCGAGCCCGCAGATCCGTGACCCAGGCGTCTTCGATGTGCTTCACGGCGTCCAGGCGGAAGCCGTCGATGCCGGTGTCCTTGATCCACTGCACCGCGTTGTTCACGGAGAAGTCGCGCGCCTCCTTGATCGTGAAGTTGAAGTCCGGCAGGTAGTCGCGGAACCAGCAGCGCTTGCCGTCGGCGCCTTCCCAGCCGCAGCCTTCGCCGCACACGCAGTGCTTGCCGTTCTCGTCCAACAGCCAGAACCAGCCCTTGTGGTTCTGGTACACCGGCGAGCTGATGTAGACGTGGTTCATAGCGTAATCGAGGATCACGCGCAGGCCTGCCGCGTGCGCTTCGGTGACCAACGCCTGAAGCTCTGCCAACGTGCCGAAGCGGCTCTCGGGCTGGTCCAGGTTCTCGGGCCAATACCCGTGGTAGGCGCTGTAGTACTTGCCGTCCGTGCCGATGCCGGCAGCGTCGGGGTTGTCCATCGGCGCCGTGAGCCACAGCGTGTTCACGCCCAGATCGGTGAAGTAGCCTTCCGAGATCTTCTGGCGCACGCCGGCCCAGTCCCCGCCCTTGTAGGCCGCGGCGGCCTCCACCTGGGAGATGGGAGCGCCGTCGTTCTTGGTGTCGCCGTTCAAGAAGCGATCCACGAACACGAAGTACAAGATGCTGTCGCGCCAGTCGAAGTTGCCCGTCACCGGCGGCACGCAGCTCCAGCTGGCGCAGCTCACGGGGGCGAGCACGGAGTTCAGCCCGCCCTGGCCGTCGTTGACGGTGTTGGGATTCTGCGGATCCGTGACCCAGCTCGCGCCGTCGAGCACGAACTTGTACTGGATCTCCTGGGCGTACGGGATCTCCACCGTGGCGCTCCAGGTGGAGCCGTTCTTGGTCAGCGGCACGCCCACGTCCCAGCCGTTCGCCGCGAAGGAGCCGCGGAGCTCGACGCTCGTCTCGCCGCTGTCCGGGTAGCTGAACTCCTGCTGACAGCGCTTGAGGCTGTCGTCGCACTGGGGCGGGCCGGCGTCCGCTTCTCCGCCGCTGCCGCCGCTGCCCGTGGCGCCGCAGCCGCTGCTGGCACCGGAGCCGCTGCTCGCGCCGGAGCCGCTGCTCGCACCCGAGCCCGGATCACAACCGCCGCCGCCTTCCGGCAAGCCGCCACCGTCGGTGGCCGCCACGCCGCCCGTGCCGTTCAGGTTCGGCCGATTCGCGGGATCTTCCGTGCTGGCGCACGCCATCGCCACCGCCGCCGCCGCCGGTACCCACCACCAGACCCTCTTCATGCGCCGCAGATAGCGCCGGACCGGAGCCGCCGCAACGCGCTCCGTGCCGTTCATCAGGGTGTTGGTCCGCCGCGGAATCAGCTCGGAAAGACCGTCAGCACTTGCTCGTCCTCGAGATCCGGCCAGCCCTCGATGTCGAGCTCCGTCGTCACGGTCCAGCGCACCTTGTTGTCGGGCGCTTCGAAGGAGGGCGGCGCGTCCTCCGGCACCGTGATGCTCCCTTCCAGGGCCACGGTTTCGCCCGCGGACACCCGCCGCCGCTTCGACAGCTCCAGGACTTGGCTGCTCACCGTGTGGCTGTGGGTCGTCTTCCGAGTCCCGCTGCCACTGACCGCGATCTCCTGGCACAGGAGCCGGGCGCGCACCGCGTTCAGCGTCAGCGCTCGCGGAGGGCGCAGCCGCACCTCCACCTGGAGGCGGCCTCCGGCGCGGGTTTCGTTCGGGTGGACGCCGATCTCGACCTCGCCCGTTCTCGCCCTCGCCACCTTGGGCTTCAGCGCGCGCCAGCCGAACACCAATGCGACCGTCAGGGCGAACAGCACGCCCAGGGTGGAACCGCCCCCCTGCAGGCTGCTCACCAGGAAGATCGCGCACACCATGAACATGAAGCCGGCGATGGCCACGTTCTGTTGGCCAGACTTCTGCGGAACGCCAGTGCCGAGCACGTGGCGTTGGGCGCGGAGGGTGGGCGGCGTGCGATAGCCGTCGCCGGGCACTTCCTCCAGGGGCGCGGGCAAGAGCACGAGCTCGGTCGCCGTCTTGGGATCGAGGGCCCAGGGAACGTCGGCCCGTGCCGTGAGGTACCAATCCACGTTCACCAGCGTGCCGCGATAGCTCACCGGCCCGTTGGGCGCCGACAGACGAATTGGCGTCCGGTGCTCGGTGCCCGCCGTCAGCTCCACGGGGCCGAGCTCCACCGTTTCCGCGCTGTCGCTGTCGCGGTTGCCCTTGCCGTGGGTGCGCCAGCCCAACACCACGCTCACGGCGTCGGCTCGTACGTCGCGGTCGGCGCGCATCACCAGCGTGGCGTCGATCGCCTCGCCCGGGCGGAGCTCGCGCCGCTTCACCTCCAGGCTGAGGTTACAGGCGGACATCGCCGGGCCCTTCGAGGCGTTGGAAGACGTCGTACAGGTGGCTCTCGGCGCTGCGCAGGTCGTCGCCGAAGCGCGCGACGATGGCGCGCAAGGTCTCCACCGGGAAGCGTGGCACCGGGCCGGTGCTCCGGCGTGCCGCCTCCACTCGCCGCGTGAGAATGCGACCCAGGCGCTCCTCGCTCATGCCGGTGAGCATCCGCGTGCGCACCGGCCGCCGCGTGAAGCCGGACAGGTCCGCGTGGCTCGCGAGCACCAAGCGCGCCGCGTCGGAGAACAGCCGTCGAAGCTCGACGCGGCTGAGGCGCTGGGCCTCGTCCACGAAGCAAAGCTCGGGCAACGCCCGCGCCCGGAGCGTGCACGCGCCTTCGGGAACGTACTCGTACAGCGAGCCCGGGTTTCGGGCGTGCCACGCCCACAGGTGGGTGCTCTTGCCGCGCCCGGCGTCGCCCAACAGCTGGACCACGCTGCCGCGCGGGCAGCTGAGCTCCCCCACCTCGGCGACGCGCGCGCGTTCGTCGGTGGGCAGCTCCCCGAAGGGATTGTGGCGCAGATTCAGGTGCGCAAAGGGGAGATCGCGGGGTTGCCACGCGGGCCGTGTCATCGAGCCCTGAGCGGTAGCTCAGTGGGCGGCACGCGTCGATGTGGAGGGGGCCGCCACGCGCAGCACGGTCAGGAAGGTCACGCTGCCGGCTGCCGCCAGGTACAGGCCCAAGAGGGCGTCGCTGCCCGCCAAGAGGCCATGGGCGAGGGCGACCGCGAACACCAAGAAGGTCGCGCGGTGGATCAGCTTCCAGGCGCGCTGACCGATGTCGCGCTTGAGCCAGAAGGAGACGGAAATCACGATGAACGCGTAGAACGCCAGCTGCCCTAGCCCCACGGCGACGTCGGGGGAGGCGAAGGGCAGGGCGATGTCTACGAGGCCAAAGAGCACGGTGCGGTCGCCCAAGAGCAGCAACGCGTGCACCGCGGAGAACGCCAAGCCAACCAGGGAAAAGTGTTGGTGCAGATCGAAGGCGCGGCGAGCCCCCGGCCACTCCCGGGCCAGCCGCGTGCTCATGCCCAGGCCCGCGAGCATGCTGGCCCAGAGCAGCACGAAGGCCACCACGCCGCTCGCCCGCGACAGGTACCAAAACGCCTTGGGCTCGGGACCGCTCAACGTCGCGCGCAAGCTCGGTACCCAAGAGGGAATGACGGCGGCCGCCAGCAAAACCCCGAGCCCAGTGCCAAGGGCGATGGACACCGCGGTTTCGGCGGACATGCGCGTTGCTTCTTCTCGCGTGGGGGTCATGCTGAGCTCCTCGGGAAATGTGAGCTTTTGGACGTGCCCTGCTCGCCGACGACCAGGGCGGCGAGCTCGGGCCGGCTCTCGATCCAAGAGAGCCCCGCGCGGGTACCGAGCAGCAGCACGCGCTTGGCGGCGTGCTCGGCGTCCCAGGCGCTCGGCGCGATCACCGTGGCGCTCAGCACGTCCGTGTCCGCCGGCAGTCCGCGGCGTGGATCGATCAGGTGATGGGCCGCGCCGCCGCGCCAGGTGCGGTGGTCGCGTCCCGACGTGGCAATGCCTCCCGCCGCCAGCTCGAGCTCGCTGATCGTGCTGCCGTCGGGGTGGTCCACGGCGATGCGAAACGGCGCGCCGCTGACGGCGATGTCGCCGCCCACGTCCACCAGCACTGGGCCGGAGCGGCCGAGAACGCGAGCCGCGCGGTCCGCCGCCCAGCCCTTGACGAAGCCCGAGAGATCCACCGCCGCGCCGAGCTTCACGACGCGGCGCTCGACGTCGAGCTCCACGCTGGACACGTCGGCGACGGCCACGCGCCGCTCTTCGCCCTCGTCGCTCAGTAGCTCGAAGCTCTTGGTGTAGCCAGCCGCGAGCAGCGCCGGGAGCACCATGGGCGTGACCAGCCCGTCGCTCTCTCGGGCGACGGCAACGGCGCGGGACAGCACCTCGAACAGCTCTTCACTCACCCGCGCCGTACCGCGGGCGTTCAGGCGGCTGAGCTCACTGTCCGGTCGAAAGCGGCTGAAGATCTGCTCCCACCGCTCGAACCATCGGACCACCCGCGAAAGCACGCCGAGCGGGTCGGACTCCAAGAGCACGCGCACCGTGCTGCCCATGGCGTGGGTCTCGAGCTCCAACATGGCTCAGCGCGACGAGCGCGTGCGGGCGTGTACGCGGGGGGACACGGTTCGGACGGACGCCCGTCCGGCTGTCGGTACCAGCACCGGCAGCGGGCGAGGCGGTGGCGGTTGGCGCGCCAGCAGCGCCCAGCCGACCAGCGTGGCCGCGACGGAGGTAGCGACCACCAGGAGCTTCTCGGTCATCTAGTCGTCGTCCTCGTCGTGCTCGCGGTGGCGCCGCCGCTCGTGGTGCTCGTCGTCGTCTCCTTGCTCGAAGAACGCCGGCTGGGTCGGCGGCGGGTCGGCCGCCGTCGTTGGCGGTTCGGCCAGGCGGCGGTTCGCTTCTTCGAGGAGCTTTTGGTACTCGGCCTCGCGCGCTTGCCAGTCTGCGGGGGGCTCTGCGGAGCCGCGCGCGACGAGGCCGCCGAGCAGCATCAACACGAACGCGGAGGCGGTGGCAGATAGGATGAGGGCACCTTTGCGGGTCATGGCAGTTCCTTTCGTCTCCCCACGTTGTGCTCCCGCAGGGCCCGAAAGCTCCATCCAACATCCGTGACACGCGCCGAAATCGTTGGGTTTTGTGCGAGCCAATGCGTCGCATGGCGGATACAGCCGTGATAGCCTGAGGGTAAGGTCTTGATGCGGATCACTTCCGGTTGGCTTCTGATCGCCTGCGCGCCGTGGGCCGTGGGCTGTGGGGGACTGCTCGGCAACAGCGAACCGCCCACTCCGGCGCCCATCGCCGGCGGCGCGGATCCGACGCCGCTGTCCAAGTGCAAGATCGCCGCCAGCTCCGACAGCCCACTGGTCACGGAATGGCCCGCGTCCGAGAAAGCGCACCTGCAGAGCCTGGCCTCGAGCCGCACGGTGGCCGTCGAGTTCACCGGTTGCGAGCTGCGCATCATCGATGGCTGCCGGCTTCCGGGCCAGTACACCTGGCAGCACACCACGCTCGCGACGGACACCGTCGAGATCACCAATGCCGACGAGCTCTACGCCAAGCTGCCCATCGGCGCCGTGGGGCTCGAGGGCGAGCTCCAACGCTCCGGACAGCTGGCGGTGCGCACCACGGTGGCCGGTCAGCTCCGCGCCGACGGCCTGCCCGAGCCGCTGCCGGCGGCCGGTGGCGCGTGCGCTCGTGCCACGCACTATGTGAGCGCGATCTCCGTCGGCGCGTTCAAGCTACTCTCGGGCGCCTCGGCCCGCGCCGGCGGCGGCGCCACGGTCGTGGGTTTGGGCGCCGGCGCCAGCCACCAGTCGTCCCAGGGCGTGCTGCGGGAAGCGGGCACGGCCGAGAGCTGCGGCGAGTCCACGGACGACGCTCCGAGCAGCCAGTGCGCATCACCCATCCAGGTGTTCCTCTCCCCGTTGCAGCCGGAGGGCGCCCCCGCGGCGCGCTCTCCGTCCCAAGAGCTCGACGCCGCCGCCATCGCCATTCAGTTTCCGAAAGAGGACGACGAAGCCTGGACGCTCCGCAATCACCGCTCGGAGATCTTGTGCACGCTGCCCTGCGAGAAGATGGTGCCGCCCGTCAGCGGCTTCTATCTCCAGCGCGAGAGTGACTCCGCGCGCCTGCGCTTGCCGGAGTCCTTTCCCCATCGGCCCGGGAGTCACGTCACCGCGGAGTACCAAGTTGGGCGCGGCAGTCCGTTCCTGTCCAAGCTCACGTTCTACGGCGCCGGCATCCCGATGGCGGCGTTGGGCGTGGGCATGACGACCTGGGGCATCGTGCAAGCCACCAGCGACTGCGACAACAGCGATCCCCAGAACGACTGCTTCCCCTCGGCGGGCTTCCTGTTCCTCAGCGGCGGCATGTTCCTGGCGTTTGCCGGGGCCAGCACCTGGTGGTTCCTCTGGAGCCAAGAAGAGAAGGTCGTCACCCATGAGCAGCTGCCCGCTGCCGGCGCCCGCAAGGACCCGGGCGTGCAAGTGATGTTCGGCCCCAGCGGCCTCGCCGGGACGTTCTGAACGCGACGGGGCTCGCGCCGGACCAACATCATTCGATTTCTTGTCGGTCCGCCGCGGAATCAGCGCGCTGAGCTGACGGCACCGACGGCTTGCTCGAAGTCCGCCTCGGTCTGATCCGCGCTGCCCACCCAGCGCACGAAGCCGCGGCGATCCACCACGAAGGTGACGGGCATCTCGCTCACCCGGAAGCGGCCGGCGAGCACGTTGCCGCGATCGAGCACGACGGGGAACGTGAGCCCATGCTTTTGCACCACACCGCGCGCGGTGCTCTCGCGTTCGTCCTCGGAGACGCCGATGAACGCCACGTCGGGGTGCTCTCGATGCAGACGCTCGGCGGCCGGCAATGTGCGCTGACACGGCTTGCAGTACTCGGCGAAGAACTTCACCACCACGGGTCGGCCGGCGTAGCTCTGGGTGGCGACGCGCTCACCACCGAGGGTAGGGCGCTCGAAGGCCGGCAGCGGCTTCTCGAGCAGCGGGCTCGGCGCCGTCGGCGGCAGCTTGGGCGGGGCGGAGCTGCATGCTGCAAGGAGCGGGAGCAAAGCGAAGAGGCGACGCATCTCGCTGTGGGTATTCCGACGCTCCCGCGGTTGCAACCATGCGCGTGCGCTCCGGAGTAGACCGTGGGATAAGCAGCGCGCCATGGCGGAAGAAGCTCCCCAAAGCACCGGCGCCATCGCGCGCATCGTGCTGCTGTTCATGTTGCTGCCGGCGACCTTCGCCTTCGAGCGCATGGCCTACTACGGCATGCGGGCCATGCTGTTCTTGCACATGAGCAGCGAGCTGGGCATGCCCACTGCGGACGCGGGCCGCGTGTATACCGTCACCGCCGGCGTGGGCATCGTCACGGTGCTGGTGGGCGGCGCCTTGTGCATCGTCCTTCGACCCAGCCTGGTGATGGCCGCGGGCGCGCTGCTCGGCATCGTCGCCTACGTGCTCTTGGCCGCGAGCGGCAGCACCGCGAGCTTGTGGTTCGCGCTCTTGATCCTGAGCCTGGGCCAGGGCCTGTTCAAGCCTGCCGTGCTGGCCCACGCCGCTCGGGAGCTCCCGCATCCGCGCTTCCACCTGCGCGCGGCGCTGTTCGTCTCGCTCTACTCGGCCATCAACTCGGCCGCGCTGATGGGCTCGTCGTCCAGCGGCGCTCTCGCCGCCGTGCGCGGCACCGGCGTGAGCTTCGTGCTCTCCATCGTGCTCGCCAGCATCGGCCTGGTGGTCGCGTTGGGCGCTGGCGGCGTGGATCTGTTCGTGAAGCCGAACACGCCGCCAAGCTCACCGCTCCGAGCCGGCAAGGTCGCCATCGGTGCGGCGGTGTTGGTGGTGGCGCTGCTTCCGTATCACATGGCCATGAGCGCTGAGAGCGCGATGGAGTTCAGCGTGCTGCGCACGGCCGGCGCATCCAGCTATGGAATGCTCCAGACGCTGAACCCTGTCGTCGTCATGGGAACTTGCTTCCTGCTGTTCGCCACCTTCTTGGCGCT
This portion of the Polyangiaceae bacterium genome encodes:
- a CDS encoding RND transporter — its product is MAGFWRWIDGMPLGALIFGAIVLGLAPFFPEPHLWEKLKMLAAGTLKRPIDIFDLIMHSAGLVLLGIKLVRMALAS
- a CDS encoding sporulation protein, which encodes MSACNLSLEVKRRELRPGEAIDATLVMRADRDVRADAVSVVLGWRTHGKGNRDSDSAETVELGPVELTAGTEHRTPIRLSAPNGPVSYRGTLVNVDWYLTARADVPWALDPKTATELVLLPAPLEEVPGDGYRTPPTLRAQRHVLGTGVPQKSGQQNVAIAGFMFMVCAIFLVSSLQGGGSTLGVLFALTVALVFGWRALKPKVARARTGEVEIGVHPNETRAGGRLQVEVRLRPPRALTLNAVRARLLCQEIAVSGSGTRKTTHSHTVSSQVLELSKRRRVSAGETVALEGSITVPEDAPPSFEAPDNKVRWTVTTELDIEGWPDLEDEQVLTVFPS
- the recN gene encoding DNA repair protein RecN gives rise to the protein MLSYLRIRGLALLDDVALELGGGLNVLTGETGAGKSIIIDALTLLRGVRSRAELVRAGESAATVDAAFELQGSTLHHVRGVLSGHGLPAEEAAGLVLSRVAPRSGRGRVMVQGELTTQSVLGEIGEELLDVCSQHEHHSLTRPARHLELLDAYGRLEADVAEYGEAYRAWREAVDELSALRERARDGGQRADFLRFQIEELTRVAPESGEYAELSSRLELVRDAHQWAAFAASALDVLNEADDSVVARLSVLAEQARRGAQASARLSEMAGQLEAARIACGEAVHLAERLADSVEIEPGELDRIEARMSELESLRRKHGVEVDQLGERLDEMRAELAGIDGAEDAIAALEEQVSKRHAAARKLALMLSERRRASAKRLAKALCVELSELSLPGARLEAVVETLSELSPRGLDAVELSFSANVGEPLAPLTRVASGGELSRVLLAIKGVLSTGDSVATYVFDEVDAGVGGAVAEAIGRRLTKAADGHQVLCITHLPQIAAFADRHFRVEKTTENGRTLTRVRRLSEEESVEEIARMLGGATITDSARRHARALREQARGRAPAKVVPLRRRAAAPRRRMSV
- a CDS encoding ferric reductase-like transmembrane domain-containing protein; translated protein: MTPTREEATRMSAETAVSIALGTGLGVLLAAAVIPSWVPSLRATLSGPEPKAFWYLSRASGVVAFVLLWASMLAGLGMSTRLAREWPGARRAFDLHQHFSLVGLAFSAVHALLLLGDRTVLFGLVDIALPFASPDVAVGLGQLAFYAFIVISVSFWLKRDIGQRAWKLIHRATFLVFAVALAHGLLAGSDALLGLYLAAAGSVTFLTVLRVAAPSTSTRAAH
- a CDS encoding CBS domain-containing protein, whose amino-acid sequence is MRVETVMTEDPIWVDVSASIGEVIEKLLEADVRHLPVLESGVLVGIVSDRDLRSIAASVLTNPEGAGSGLADPISTIMTMDVLTTTPDSDLKDVADMLIEHRIGAVPVVDPESMKLAGIVSYIDVLRAARASLWG
- a CDS encoding FAD:protein FMN transferase, whose translation is MLELETHAMGSTVRVLLESDPLGVLSRVVRWFERWEQIFSRFRPDSELSRLNARGTARVSEELFEVLSRAVAVARESDGLVTPMVLPALLAAGYTKSFELLSDEGEERRVAVADVSSVELDVERRVVKLGAAVDLSGFVKGWAADRAARVLGRSGPVLVDVGGDIAVSGAPFRIAVDHPDGSTISELELAAGGIATSGRDHRTWRGGAAHHLIDPRRGLPADTDVLSATVIAPSAWDAEHAAKRVLLLGTRAGLSWIESRPELAALVVGEQGTSKSSHFPRSSA
- a CDS encoding TlpA family protein disulfide reductase, which gives rise to MRRLFALLPLLAACSSAPPKLPPTAPSPLLEKPLPAFERPTLGGERVATQSYAGRPVVVKFFAEYCKPCQRTLPAAERLHREHPDVAFIGVSEDERESTARGVVQKHGLTFPVVLDRGNVLAGRFRVSEMPVTFVVDRRGFVRWVGSADQTEADFEQAVGAVSSAR